The following proteins come from a genomic window of Flavobacterium eburneipallidum:
- a CDS encoding type II toxin-antitoxin system RelE/ParE family toxin: MSYTVINHKEVKNDVLQVKNWYKSQQKGLEKRFANEVRITLNFIIKNPLLFQVKYKTVRAAYTEIFPYAVHYHLNEKTKTITLLGVFHTSLSPDKWLDRL, from the coding sequence ATGAGTTATACGGTAATTAACCATAAGGAAGTTAAAAATGATGTATTGCAAGTCAAAAACTGGTACAAGAGTCAACAAAAAGGTTTAGAGAAACGATTTGCAAATGAAGTTAGAATCACATTGAACTTCATTATTAAAAATCCTTTATTGTTTCAAGTCAAATACAAAACCGTAAGAGCTGCCTACACCGAAATTTTTCCTTATGCAGTGCATTACCATCTTAATGAAAAAACTAAAACGATTACTTTACTAGGTGTATTTCATACATCATTATCGCCTGATAAATGGCTCGATAGATTATAA
- a CDS encoding addiction module component CHP02574 family protein, with amino-acid sequence MRTQIIQDYNGLPTGVFIPIEDWENIKKHYPNIENVDQELPQWQKDILDTRLADLNNPDKLEPIDELFKVLDEE; translated from the coding sequence ATGAGAACACAAATTATTCAAGATTATAACGGTTTGCCGACAGGTGTTTTTATTCCTATTGAAGATTGGGAAAATATAAAAAAGCATTATCCTAATATTGAAAATGTTGACCAAGAATTACCACAATGGCAAAAGGATATTTTAGATACTCGTTTAGCTGATTTAAACAATCCTGATAAACTAGAACCTATTGACGAACTTTTTAAAGTTTTGGATGAGGAATGA
- a CDS encoding PAS domain-containing sensor histidine kinase, translated as MTIKNSSDKEYHFDNFFNISADLICIAGFDGYFKRINPAVSKLLGFSDEELYARPIHTFVYAPDLKTTLETREEVYKNKPLLHFENRYLTKTGEIVWLSWTSMPVEDEKLVYAIAKNITHKKRIEEERNLLLANLTKINKDLKHLSYTTSHDLKSPVNNLLSVFNLIDTSKINDEETIEFINILKISTERLSETLKNSVDDLIHKEELNAPIEVLNLNENLNEVILSINSLIANSKIKIDVDFTELVEVNFNKEYLKSIYLNLITNSIKYSKPDTFPAITISSKKVNGKSQLIYSDNGLGFDMDKVRDKIFGLHQKFHNHIDSNGIGLYLIYNHITNLGGRIEVESKINEGTKFTITFKD; from the coding sequence ATGACAATAAAAAACAGTTCAGATAAAGAATATCATTTTGATAATTTTTTCAACATCTCGGCAGATTTGATTTGTATTGCTGGGTTTGATGGTTATTTTAAAAGAATAAATCCTGCTGTTTCTAAATTATTAGGCTTCTCGGATGAAGAATTATATGCTCGTCCGATACATACTTTTGTTTATGCACCTGATTTAAAAACTACATTAGAAACTAGAGAGGAAGTTTATAAAAACAAGCCGCTATTGCATTTCGAAAACCGTTATTTAACTAAAACTGGTGAGATTGTTTGGTTATCTTGGACATCAATGCCTGTTGAGGATGAAAAATTAGTGTATGCCATTGCCAAAAACATTACACACAAAAAACGCATTGAAGAAGAACGAAACCTTCTGTTGGCCAATTTGACCAAAATCAATAAAGACCTCAAGCATTTGTCTTACACCACTTCGCATGATTTGAAGTCGCCTGTAAATAATTTGCTATCCGTATTTAATCTTATTGATACGTCTAAAATAAATGACGAAGAGACAATAGAGTTTATCAATATCTTAAAAATATCTACAGAGCGTTTGAGTGAAACCTTAAAAAATTCGGTGGATGATTTGATCCATAAAGAGGAGTTAAATGCTCCTATCGAGGTATTGAATTTGAATGAGAATTTGAATGAAGTAATACTTTCTATCAACTCCTTAATCGCCAATTCAAAAATTAAAATTGATGTTGATTTCACTGAACTTGTTGAAGTTAATTTCAATAAAGAATATCTAAAAAGCATCTATCTAAACCTAATTACCAATTCGATAAAATACTCCAAACCAGATACTTTTCCAGCCATTACGATTAGTTCTAAAAAAGTGAATGGAAAGAGCCAGTTAATCTATTCGGATAATGGATTGGGATTTGATATGGATAAGGTGCGTGATAAAATTTTTGGTTTGCACCAAAAATTTCATAATCATATTGATAGTAATGGTATTGGTCTTTACTTGATTTACAATCATATTACCAATTTAGGCGGTCGTATTGAAGTAGAAAGTAAAATAAACGAAGGAACAAAATTTACAATAACCTTCAAGGACTAA
- a CDS encoding nitroreductase family protein, giving the protein MNILKLIEKRYTAKQYNPSKTIPKETIEELKEILRLTPSSINIQPWKFTFVQNPEIKAKLASVSMHNAEKVNQAPLLIVFSVADDLDTFQKIVDNELPAARRDWYNQMKASMSESELKIWLSKQLYIALGVGLTSSAALGLDSTAMEGIESDKYGTILNLKGFKPLFAMAVGYAAEDDFNRLEVAPKSRRVLESVIETI; this is encoded by the coding sequence ATGAATATTCTAAAATTAATTGAAAAAAGATATACCGCCAAACAATACAATCCAAGCAAAACCATACCAAAAGAGACCATCGAAGAATTGAAGGAAATTTTACGCCTCACACCTTCTTCGATAAACATCCAACCTTGGAAATTTACCTTCGTTCAAAATCCAGAAATCAAAGCCAAATTAGCTTCGGTTTCGATGCACAATGCAGAGAAAGTCAATCAAGCTCCACTGCTAATTGTATTTAGCGTAGCCGACGATTTGGATACTTTTCAAAAAATAGTGGACAACGAATTACCAGCTGCCAGAAGAGATTGGTACAACCAAATGAAAGCCAGTATGTCTGAATCCGAATTGAAAATATGGTTATCCAAACAATTGTATATCGCCTTGGGAGTTGGTTTAACTTCAAGTGCTGCATTAGGCCTAGACTCTACTGCTATGGAAGGAATTGAATCAGATAAATACGGCACTATTCTTAATCTTAAAGGCTTCAAACCCTTATTTGCTATGGCAGTAGGTTATGCTGCCGAAGACGATTTTAATAGACTAGAAGTTGCTCCTAAATCCAGAAGAGTATTAGAAAGTGTAATAGAAACTATTTAA
- a CDS encoding DUF4199 domain-containing protein — protein MKNNILKNGILGGIMVSVIMIAMTLFMKTYPDQEPSSILGFGSMLLVFVFVILGIKKQREINKGSLSFGEGFLTGLYISLVISIIYVVVWLLIYYNFFPDFMEQYSKMVLKNTSPEELADKTAEMNQMKEWYKSPIMIILLTFIEVLPLGIVVSLIGAYIYKKK, from the coding sequence ATGAAAAACAACATCCTCAAAAACGGAATTTTAGGCGGGATAATGGTCAGTGTTATAATGATTGCCATGACCCTTTTTATGAAAACATATCCAGATCAAGAACCGAGTTCAATACTTGGTTTTGGCAGTATGCTTTTGGTATTTGTCTTTGTGATATTAGGAATAAAAAAACAGCGCGAAATCAATAAGGGCAGTTTAAGTTTTGGAGAAGGATTCCTAACAGGATTATATATTTCATTAGTAATTTCAATAATTTACGTTGTTGTTTGGTTACTAATTTATTACAATTTTTTTCCTGATTTTATGGAACAGTATAGCAAAATGGTACTAAAAAATACCAGTCCCGAAGAACTCGCTGACAAAACCGCCGAAATGAATCAAATGAAGGAATGGTATAAAAGTCCGATAATGATTATTTTACTAACTTTTATAGAAGTCTTGCCATTAGGAATTGTTGTTTCTTTGATTGGTGCTTATATTTACAAGAAAAAATAA
- a CDS encoding HAD family hydrolase produces the protein MKFKGIIFDLDGTLVDSLEDIADAMNEVLQSLNFPTHNYDTYQYFIGSGLRNLVSKALPATNNDENQIDSCYVSMIEVYSNACANKTKPYAGIIELLDYLINENIKLSVFSNKADALTKEITMALFPNYFDPIVGLSVESNKKPNPIEAIAISEKWKLNPEDIIFVGDSGIDMQTATNANMCAVGVNWGYRPEEELITYGAKYILKHPLDLIAVLGKIL, from the coding sequence ATGAAATTCAAAGGAATTATTTTTGATTTAGACGGAACATTGGTCGATTCATTAGAAGATATTGCAGATGCAATGAATGAAGTACTTCAAAGTCTAAACTTCCCTACACACAATTATGATACTTACCAATATTTTATAGGAAGCGGTCTTCGGAATTTGGTTAGCAAAGCTTTACCTGCTACAAATAATGATGAAAACCAAATTGATAGTTGTTATGTCTCAATGATTGAAGTGTATAGCAATGCTTGTGCAAACAAAACCAAACCTTATGCAGGAATCATCGAATTATTAGACTATCTAATAAACGAAAATATAAAATTGAGTGTGTTTTCAAATAAAGCGGATGCACTAACCAAGGAAATTACAATGGCTTTGTTTCCTAATTATTTTGATCCAATAGTAGGCTTAAGTGTAGAATCGAACAAAAAACCCAATCCTATTGAAGCTATAGCAATCAGTGAAAAATGGAAATTAAATCCCGAAGACATCATCTTTGTAGGTGATTCTGGAATTGATATGCAAACCGCAACAAATGCTAATATGTGTGCCGTAGGTGTCAATTGGGGATATAGACCAGAAGAAGAATTGATTACTTATGGCGCAAAATACATCTTAAAACATCCTTTAGATTTAATTGCTGTTTTAGGAAAAATTCTCTAA
- the bshB1 gene encoding bacillithiol biosynthesis deacetylase BshB1, producing MKLDILAFGAHPDDVELGCGGTLAKEIALGKKVGIIDLTRGELGTRGSVAIRNQEAAAAAKILGVAIRENLDMRDGFFVNDEAHQLKIIEMIRKYQPEIVICNAIDDRHIDHGKGSKLVSDACFLSGLMRIETEYQGTKQEAWRPKLVYHYIQWKNSTPDFVVDITGYNEKRIESILAYGSQFYNPNSDEPETPIATKNFMDSLNYRVQDFGRLIGTDYAEGFTVERHLGVNSLGDLI from the coding sequence ATGAAATTAGACATATTAGCATTCGGTGCACATCCAGATGATGTAGAATTGGGTTGTGGCGGAACATTAGCCAAGGAAATCGCATTAGGCAAAAAAGTAGGTATTATTGATTTAACACGTGGCGAACTCGGAACTCGTGGTTCGGTTGCCATTAGAAATCAGGAAGCGGCTGCTGCAGCAAAAATACTAGGAGTTGCTATTCGTGAAAATTTAGATATGCGAGATGGTTTTTTTGTGAATGACGAAGCACATCAGTTAAAAATTATCGAAATGATTCGGAAATACCAACCTGAAATAGTGATTTGCAATGCCATAGACGACCGTCATATCGATCACGGAAAAGGAAGTAAATTAGTTTCTGATGCTTGTTTTTTGTCAGGTTTGATGCGAATTGAAACTGAATATCAAGGAACAAAACAAGAAGCTTGGCGACCTAAATTAGTCTATCATTACATTCAGTGGAAAAATAGTACACCTGATTTTGTGGTGGACATTACTGGTTATAACGAAAAACGAATCGAATCTATTTTGGCTTATGGATCGCAATTTTATAATCCCAATTCAGATGAACCTGAAACGCCAATTGCCACCAAAAACTTCATGGATAGCCTTAATTATCGAGTTCAAGACTTTGGAAGGTTAATAGGAACTGATTATGCCGAAGGTTTTACTGTAGAAAGGCATTTGGGAGTCAATAGTTTAGGAGATTTGATATAA
- a CDS encoding chorismate-binding protein encodes MEVILKKAKNQLAQNLPFVLYKKPNSDIVSGLFQQNDTLFEVNNFNEKGFVFASFDGNKTFLIPENQSETINAVFQKKEILVSEKESDFPNELEKNNFKNLVSKGIQAIENNEFKKVVISRKEILNLVDFDVITTFEKLANLYPTTFVYCFYHPKVGIWLGATPEQLLKADTINFQTIALAGTQKDKGSNEVFWANKEQEEQKIVTDYIVEKLKNVASEVLVSEPYSIKAGSIWHIKTDISGTLNSSSSLQQVIQLLHPTPAVCGLPKDKSKAFIMENENYNRTFYTGFLGELNIENKTDLFVNLRCMEIENCQAYLFMGCGITKDSVPEKEWEESINKSTTMKKVLDFES; translated from the coding sequence ATGGAAGTAATTTTAAAAAAAGCCAAAAATCAATTGGCTCAAAATCTTCCTTTTGTACTTTATAAAAAACCGAATAGTGATATTGTTTCTGGTCTTTTTCAACAAAATGACACTTTATTTGAAGTTAATAATTTTAACGAAAAAGGTTTTGTTTTTGCTTCTTTTGACGGGAATAAAACCTTTTTAATTCCTGAAAATCAGTCGGAAACAATCAATGCAGTTTTTCAAAAAAAAGAGATTTTAGTTTCAGAAAAAGAGTCAGATTTTCCAAATGAATTAGAAAAGAATAATTTCAAAAATTTGGTTTCCAAAGGCATTCAAGCCATTGAAAATAACGAATTCAAAAAAGTAGTGATATCTCGAAAAGAAATCCTGAATTTGGTCGATTTTGATGTAATTACAACTTTTGAAAAGTTAGCAAATTTATATCCAACTACTTTTGTGTATTGTTTTTACCATCCAAAAGTTGGAATTTGGCTAGGAGCAACTCCTGAACAATTGTTGAAGGCTGATACTATTAATTTTCAAACCATTGCTTTGGCGGGAACGCAAAAAGACAAAGGATCTAATGAAGTTTTTTGGGCGAATAAAGAACAAGAAGAACAAAAAATTGTTACCGATTATATTGTAGAAAAGCTGAAAAATGTTGCTTCAGAAGTTTTGGTTTCTGAACCATACAGCATTAAAGCAGGAAGTATTTGGCATATTAAAACCGATATTTCAGGAACATTGAATTCCAGTTCGAGTTTGCAACAAGTAATTCAATTATTGCATCCAACGCCTGCGGTTTGTGGGTTGCCAAAAGACAAATCAAAGGCTTTTATTATGGAAAATGAAAATTACAATCGGACTTTTTACACTGGTTTTCTAGGAGAATTGAATATAGAAAACAAAACCGATTTGTTTGTAAATTTACGTTGCATGGAAATTGAGAATTGCCAAGCGTATTTATTTATGGGTTGCGGCATTACAAAAGACAGTGTTCCCGAAAAAGAGTGGGAGGAAAGCATTAATAAATCAACAACGATGAAAAAGGTTTTGGATTTTGAATCATAA
- a CDS encoding PaaI family thioesterase produces the protein MTFDKDKFLEFCNRISKNTLMQTLNIEYVDAGPDFLTATMPVNPTVHQPMGLLHGGASVALAESVGSAASFLYINPEVSEMRGIEISANHVKAKRSGIVTATSRIIHKGRSIHLWEIRITDENDTLISVCKLTNMILPTKKGIQ, from the coding sequence ATGACATTCGATAAAGATAAATTCCTCGAATTTTGCAATAGAATTTCGAAAAATACCTTAATGCAAACTTTAAATATTGAATATGTAGATGCAGGTCCTGATTTTCTGACGGCTACAATGCCTGTAAATCCTACTGTCCATCAGCCAATGGGTTTGTTGCACGGAGGTGCTTCAGTAGCTTTGGCAGAAAGCGTGGGGAGTGCTGCTTCTTTTTTATATATCAATCCTGAAGTTAGCGAAATGCGTGGAATAGAAATTTCGGCTAATCATGTCAAAGCCAAACGTAGCGGAATAGTAACCGCAACATCTAGAATCATTCATAAAGGACGTAGCATTCACTTGTGGGAAATTAGAATCACAGATGAAAATGATACTCTAATTTCAGTTTGTAAATTGACGAATATGATTTTGCCAACAAAAAAAGGGATTCAATAA
- a CDS encoding endonuclease, with protein MKLKLLFFSLLFSVLSFAQIPAGYYTSATGTGYILKTQLFNIIKGHTDNGYDGLYNTYQTSDRDNFYENDGTILDMYSENPIATDPYTYSAGTTNRCGNYSVEGDCYNREHIIPQSVFNEASPMKNDAHFVTPTDGKVNGQRSNYPHGTVASANWTSLNGSKRGTSAVSGYSGIVFEPIDEFKGDIARMYFYFATRYENTVSNYSFDMFDGSSNKVFTTAFLNMLLAWHAQDPVNAREIARNNAIYAQQNNRNPFIDHPEYAQAIWNPNADTQAPSAASNITVTGTTANTISLSWTAATDNVAVTSYAIYMNGILKTSVSGLTATITGLSASTTYSFYVVAKDAAFNSSPASNTTNGTTNVIIPDTQNPTAPTNLTISGSSSSTLSLNWTASSDNIGVSSYEIYVNSVLKTSVSGVNAIVNGLTPATTYTFYVIAKDAAGNSSASSNTANGTTTAATTSCASESFENIPDVASNYAIRTWTGDTGLDWTATDARTDQKINTTKAICIRNGSLTASTASNGIGNLTVTTKLIFGTTSGSFTLRVNGNSVGTIPYSTTETTTTITGINTSGDVIISITDNSITANRVAFDDLSWTCYSGLGLENSNQKEFKIYPNPSKENFNILFDDSNSMHSVEIFSLSGQKVFEKKDTNNSSILVTNLPKGTYLIKVSQDSKSTTEKIIIN; from the coding sequence ATGAAGCTAAAACTACTATTTTTTTCGCTACTTTTTTCAGTCCTTTCTTTTGCCCAGATTCCAGCAGGTTACTATACTTCTGCTACTGGAACAGGATATATTTTGAAAACACAGCTATTTAATATCATAAAAGGACACACTGATAATGGTTATGATGGTTTATACAACACCTACCAAACATCAGACAGAGATAATTTTTATGAAAATGACGGAACTATTTTAGATATGTATTCTGAAAATCCAATAGCAACAGATCCATACACCTATTCTGCTGGAACAACAAATCGATGTGGGAATTATTCTGTAGAAGGCGACTGTTACAATAGAGAGCACATTATTCCGCAATCGGTTTTTAATGAGGCCTCTCCGATGAAAAATGATGCACATTTCGTCACACCCACAGATGGCAAAGTTAACGGACAAAGATCTAATTATCCACACGGAACTGTTGCAAGTGCAAATTGGACTTCTTTAAACGGAAGTAAGCGAGGTACAAGTGCTGTTTCTGGTTATTCTGGGATTGTTTTTGAACCAATAGATGAATTCAAAGGCGATATAGCTCGAATGTATTTTTATTTTGCCACTCGTTATGAAAATACAGTTTCAAACTATAGTTTCGATATGTTTGATGGCTCAAGTAATAAAGTATTTACAACTGCATTTCTAAATATGCTTTTAGCTTGGCATGCGCAAGACCCTGTAAATGCTAGAGAAATTGCACGTAACAACGCTATTTATGCGCAACAAAACAATAGAAATCCATTCATTGACCATCCAGAATATGCACAAGCAATTTGGAACCCAAATGCCGATACGCAAGCACCATCAGCAGCTTCTAATATAACCGTTACAGGAACTACAGCCAATACCATTTCTTTGAGTTGGACAGCAGCAACCGATAATGTAGCTGTAACCAGTTATGCTATTTACATGAACGGTATTTTAAAAACTTCAGTTTCAGGATTGACAGCTACAATTACTGGACTTTCAGCATCTACAACTTATTCATTTTATGTAGTTGCAAAAGATGCAGCCTTTAATTCCTCACCAGCAAGTAATACCACAAATGGTACAACAAACGTAATTATTCCTGATACTCAAAATCCAACTGCTCCGACTAACTTAACCATTTCAGGAAGTTCTTCCAGTACCCTATCCTTGAATTGGACTGCCAGTTCCGATAATATTGGAGTAAGTAGTTATGAAATCTATGTGAATTCTGTACTAAAAACTTCGGTTTCTGGAGTAAATGCCATTGTAAACGGGCTTACACCCGCAACAACCTATACATTTTATGTAATTGCTAAAGATGCCGCAGGAAATAGTTCTGCATCAAGTAATACTGCTAATGGCACAACTACAGCTGCAACTACTTCTTGTGCTAGCGAAAGTTTCGAAAACATTCCAGATGTAGCCTCTAATTATGCTATTAGAACATGGACTGGAGACACTGGTTTGGATTGGACAGCAACTGATGCTCGTACAGATCAAAAAATTAATACTACAAAAGCAATTTGTATTCGAAATGGATCACTGACAGCATCTACAGCATCCAATGGAATTGGCAATCTGACAGTTACTACTAAACTAATATTCGGAACTACTAGCGGAAGTTTTACCCTACGTGTCAATGGTAATAGTGTCGGAACAATTCCTTACAGCACAACAGAAACTACAACAACTATTACAGGAATTAATACATCTGGAGATGTAATTATCAGTATAACTGATAATAGCATTACTGCAAATCGTGTGGCTTTTGATGATCTTTCTTGGACTTGTTATTCTGGTTTAGGATTAGAAAATTCAAACCAAAAGGAATTCAAAATCTATCCAAATCCGTCCAAAGAAAATTTCAATATTCTATTTGATGATTCTAATAGTATGCATTCAGTAGAAATATTCTCATTATCAGGACAAAAAGTTTTCGAAAAAAAGGATACAAATAACAGTTCCATTTTGGTCACCAATCTTCCTAAAGGTACTTATCTGATAAAGGTTAGCCAAGACTCAAAGTCAACAACCGAAAAAATTATTATCAATTAA